The proteins below are encoded in one region of Bosea sp. BIWAKO-01:
- a CDS encoding ABC transporter ATP-binding protein, which yields MGLVLDRVRREVGAETYIHETSLRLKPGTMTVLLGATLSGKTSLMRLMAGLDRPSAGRILVDDGTSETDVTGLAVRERSVAMVYQQFINYPNLTVFENIASPLRVKGLPRAEIESKVRAMARLMQLESFLERMPLNLSGGQQQRTAMARALIKGADLVLLDEPLANLDYKLREELREELPKIVRGSKATVVYATTEPQEALLLGDFTATLWQGRVTQHGRSAEVYRRPLDLTTARIFSDPPLNLLPVTKRAAEILLPGGAIGPATGPLGGLADGAYQLGFRAHQLTLHRPAGPGLAFNGTVTVAEITGSESFVHVEAAGSRWVALVPGVQELEPGAAVTVHVDPAGVFVFDPDGGLAHAPAFLSAA from the coding sequence GTGGGTCTTGTTCTCGACAGGGTGCGTCGCGAGGTTGGGGCGGAAACCTATATCCACGAGACGAGCCTGCGCCTGAAGCCCGGCACGATGACCGTGCTGCTGGGCGCGACCCTCTCGGGCAAAACCTCGCTGATGCGTTTGATGGCCGGGCTCGACCGGCCAAGCGCGGGGCGCATCCTCGTTGATGACGGCACGAGCGAAACCGATGTCACCGGCCTTGCCGTGCGCGAGCGCTCGGTCGCCATGGTCTACCAGCAGTTCATCAACTACCCGAACCTCACCGTCTTCGAGAACATCGCTTCGCCTCTCCGGGTGAAGGGGCTGCCCAGGGCCGAAATCGAAAGCAAGGTCCGCGCCATGGCGCGGTTGATGCAGCTTGAGTCCTTTCTGGAACGGATGCCGCTCAACCTTTCCGGTGGCCAGCAGCAGCGCACGGCCATGGCGCGCGCGCTGATCAAGGGCGCCGATCTCGTGCTGCTCGACGAGCCGCTCGCCAATCTCGACTACAAGCTGCGCGAGGAATTGCGCGAGGAACTGCCGAAGATCGTGCGTGGTTCCAAGGCGACTGTGGTCTACGCGACGACGGAGCCCCAGGAGGCTCTGCTGCTCGGCGACTTTACCGCGACGCTCTGGCAGGGTCGGGTGACGCAGCATGGCCGCAGCGCCGAGGTCTATCGCCGGCCGCTTGACCTGACCACTGCGCGCATTTTCTCTGACCCACCGCTCAACCTGCTGCCGGTCACCAAGCGTGCAGCGGAAATCCTGCTGCCGGGTGGCGCGATTGGCCCCGCAACCGGGCCTCTCGGCGGTCTTGCAGATGGCGCGTACCAGCTCGGCTTCCGCGCGCATCAGCTGACGCTACATCGACCGGCTGGTCCCGGCCTTGCGTTCAACGGCACGGTCACGGTTGCCGAGATCACCGGTTCGGAGAGTTTCGTCCACGTCGAGGCAGCGGGCTCGCGCTGGGTGGCGCTCGTACCCGGCGTGCAGGAACTCGAGCCTGGCGCCGCGGTCACAGTCCATGTCGATCCGGCCGGCGTCTTCGTCTTCGATCCCGACGGCGGGCTCGCCCACGCCCCCGCCTTCCTCTCGGCAGCATGA
- a CDS encoding MFS transporter, with amino-acid sequence MQVISSFAAAAIPLLGPILTQRWGMTPESIGYVSAVVSVGICWFLACGGPMLDHHGPIRALQLGLVFVAAGLLLLSQSFGLVGLVGALLVGLGLAPNTPAGSQLLMRTAPPRHRTLVFSIKQAGVPLGGAIAGLVVAPLVLGLGFVGAVWTIVAIILLCVVLVQPFQAILDAEKGPQNRAWPRLFLSPSSLSRSARVLNSHPSLPMLTALGVAFSITQASITAFTATYMVTQHGKTLAQAGHYIAVLLAASTVARIFFGWLADRMGGGLLLLSLLALGAGSAIMLLVSSTTASPWMVYGCMALVGATSMGWNGVHMAELARVAPPTLIGDVTSGASLFGFVGSICGPLIFAIVASRTGSFEWPFMLVAGQLAAFGLFALGCQFRRAA; translated from the coding sequence GTGCAAGTCATTAGCTCTTTTGCAGCCGCTGCGATCCCTCTCCTGGGCCCGATTCTGACGCAACGCTGGGGCATGACGCCAGAGAGCATCGGCTATGTTTCGGCAGTCGTTTCGGTCGGCATCTGCTGGTTCCTGGCGTGCGGCGGCCCGATGCTCGATCATCATGGCCCGATCCGAGCCTTGCAGCTCGGCCTGGTCTTCGTTGCGGCGGGTCTCCTGCTCCTGTCGCAGTCCTTTGGCCTCGTCGGCCTCGTCGGTGCACTCCTTGTGGGCCTGGGCCTGGCGCCCAATACGCCGGCTGGCAGCCAGCTGCTGATGCGTACGGCGCCCCCCAGGCACCGTACGCTTGTGTTTTCGATCAAGCAGGCGGGCGTGCCTCTGGGCGGCGCCATAGCCGGTCTCGTTGTCGCGCCTCTGGTCCTGGGGCTCGGCTTCGTCGGCGCGGTCTGGACGATTGTCGCGATCATCCTTCTCTGCGTCGTGCTAGTTCAGCCCTTTCAAGCAATCCTCGACGCGGAGAAGGGCCCACAGAACCGGGCCTGGCCCCGATTGTTTCTCTCGCCGTCCTCGCTCTCTCGGTCAGCCAGGGTCCTGAACTCGCACCCGTCCTTGCCGATGCTCACCGCGCTGGGAGTCGCGTTTTCCATAACGCAGGCCAGCATCACGGCGTTCACGGCAACCTACATGGTCACGCAGCACGGGAAGACCCTGGCACAGGCCGGTCACTACATCGCCGTCTTGCTTGCAGCGAGCACGGTCGCACGCATCTTCTTTGGATGGCTGGCGGATCGCATGGGCGGCGGGCTCCTGCTTCTCTCGCTTCTGGCCCTGGGCGCAGGCTCGGCGATCATGCTGCTTGTCTCTTCGACTACCGCCAGTCCCTGGATGGTCTATGGCTGCATGGCGCTGGTCGGTGCCACATCGATGGGCTGGAACGGTGTCCACATGGCGGAGCTGGCGCGAGTTGCACCGCCCACTCTGATCGGCGACGTGACATCCGGAGCCAGCCTGTTCGGCTTCGTGGGCTCGATATGCGGGCCGCTGATATTTGCCATCGTCGCCAGCCGCACGGGCAGCTTCGAATGGCCCTTCATGCTGGTCGCCGGTCAATTGGCCGCATTCGGCCTGTTCGCTCTTGGCTGTCAGTTCAGGCGCGCCGCTTGA